The following is a genomic window from Bombina bombina isolate aBomBom1 chromosome 3, aBomBom1.pri, whole genome shotgun sequence.
aaactaccaatggcccttaaaagggccttttgtagggcattgccctaaagatatcagctctttttctgacaaacaatacaaagacccactaacattacaaacccccccaacccacaaaaaaaatctaaaaaaacataatttatgtaagaacttacctgataaattaatttctttcatattggcaagagtccatgagctagtgacgtatgggatatacattcctaccaggagggggcaaagtttcccaaacctcaaatgcctataaaatacacctcccactacacccacaactcagtttaacgaatagccaagaagtgaggtgataaaaaagcattcaaaaagaggaactggaaatataattgtgtttttatacataaaatcataaccaccataaaaaaagggtgggtctcatggactcttgccaatatgaaagaaatgaatttatcaagtaagttcttacataaattatgttttctttcatgtaattgacaagagtccatgagctagtgacgtatgggatagaaatactcaagatgtggaagtccacagaagagtcactagagagggagagagaaaataaaaacagctttttccgctaaaaattaaatccatacaaaaaaataagtctttcattataaatttcaagaaaaaaacttaaatcataagcagaagaatcaaaactgagacagctgcctgaagaacttttctaccaaagcctgcttcagaagaagcaaatatattaaaatagtaaatgtatgcaaagaagaccaagttgctgctttgcaaatctggtcaaccgaaacgtcattcttaaaagcccaataaatcacgactgatctagtagaatgagctgtaatctctgaggcggagactgtcccgcctccaaataagccttgtgaatccaaagctttaaccaaaatgccaaagaaatggcagaggctttctgacctttcctaggaccagaaaaaaaacatatagactagaagtctttctgaaatctttagcagcttcaaacataatatttcaaatctcttacaacatccaaagaatgtaaagttctttcaagagtatttttaggattaggacacaaagaaggaacaacaatttccctactaatgttgttagaaaacacaaccttaggaagaaatttaaacaaagttcataaaacagctttatcctgatggaaaatcagaaaagaagactcacaagagaaagcagacaattcagaaactcttctagctgaagagatagccaaaaggaacaatagtttccaagaaagtagtctaatatacaaagaatgcataggctcaaacagaggagcctgcaaagcctttaaaaccaaattaagagtccaaggaggagaaattgatttaataacaggcttgataagaaccaaagcctgaacaaaacagtgaatgtcaggaagattagcaatctttcttattaaataaaacagaaagagcagagatttgtcccttcaaagtacttgcagacaaacctttatcaaaaccatcctgaagaaaaactgtaaaattctaggaattccaaaagaatgccaagagaatttatgagaacaccataaaatataggttttccaaacctgataatacacgttccttaaaacagacttataagcctgcaacatagtgataaaaactgagtcagagaaacctctatgattaaacactaaatttccataccttcaaaatagtaatttaaaatcccgatggaaaaacagcccctaaaacaagagggctggccaaagagaaagctgccaaggatggcaactggacatccgaacaagatccacataccaaacctgagaggccatgctgatgctatcagaaacacatgagactgttccaatatgatcttggagatcacctttggaagaaaaaaaacagaggcggaaagatgtagccaggttgcaaaaccaagacagtgctaatgcatccaccatttccgtctgaggatccctggacctgaaaaggtacctgggaaattgagagaacacatctgtatagagataccactctcccggatgtaaagactgacggctgagataatccaccacccaaatgtctaaacccgagatataaatcgtagaaattagacagTAGATGAAatccacctaagaacgtattcaagatacttcttaattgctaaggaactgcgggtccctatttgatgattgacatatgcaacagttgtgttattgtctgtctgaaagcaaaatgaaaagttctctcctaaaagaagccaagcctgaaagagctctgaaaatagcacagagttccaaaatattgattggaaacctcgcctcttgaagtgtccaaaccctttgtgctgtcagagaccctcagacagctccccaacctgtaagacttgcatccattaagaatacagtccaggaaggatgaagaaaaggaggccccctgaataaaacgatgatagtctaatcaccaaatcagagagagttgaaatttaagaatatcaactgtgatatctgaaaacaatccctgcaccattgattcagtatgcaaagcaaaagaggtctcagatgaacaacaagcaaagggaaccatgtccgatgctgcagttatgagacctaaaacgtccatgcacatagccactgaaaggaatgttcgAGActgttagacaggctaacgccaaacAATTGACTCTTGTCCAATAAAGACatagtcatgaacactgaatccatctagaaacccaaaaaagaagtgacccttgtctgaggaatcacgaaactcttaggtaaattaaatcctctaaccatgtcttgaagaaacaaaactagttgatccATAAGAGattccaataaaaagaaaagattaagccaATACCAAGATacaatccaaataaggaaacacaataccctactgtcttattacagaaataagggcacccagaacctttgaaaagattcataaagctgtcgctaaaccaaatggaaaagcgacaaattggtaaagcttatctaaaaagagaatctcagaaaccacaagtggtctgaataaaataaaatatgaggataaacatcctgtaaaatggagtggacatgaaatgaccttgctgaacaaaaaggcataatagtccttataatcgctaacttgaaagttgagactaaCAAAATAATAtaagtcttcagatccaaaattgtactgaataaacctttcttctttgggacaaagaatagaattgaatagaaacacaattcctgttcctgctaaagaactggtaaaatcactcctgaaaaaaattcacagagtgtactgagaaagaaagaatcttcccatcgaaggtctcattctaaaaatctattcaaaccctaagaataatatagattttggaatgaattcatccaaaaacaatttaatctgccccccaccagaaggactggtttgagaaccgcaccttcatgcagtctaataactagtaattatatagcggtTTTCTCCCAGAAAGATAcaaaaaacgctttttcagtgcttacactcggagttaaccaaattagcagctgataaaaacagttgttattattacccaaataaatggtacacaatagaTTGACCTCAaaaggctgtattaaccctgccggaatatgaatctatgacccttggatctagaacaagcatttgtagtcaggacagtcaccaactgatctacatcaccggactaaaagtaggacaGAGAAAAActgtaaacctccagaaatagtggagataatagaaatcaaacaaattattatccaaacaagatagagataataaaataaattttaaaccaTAATAATagctatagtaaacataattaaatgaatacatcagaagtaaataaagagttatatacttgagaatctgaaactgcttatgctaactgttcaacaaaggttgagagaacagtaatgtcagccacagataaagctgagctaaaaatataaacagtatgtgaatatgctctactaaggttatattcaaattctaaagaatcctgaaagtacgtaccaatttccatagatatagtagtacagtcccaagagggaatcaggataaccattctctagaatataatacagatagtatattgaataggaaaaaataaacttaagtatgctgtcggtcagaacaaaattaattaaatcttaacaattttgaaaaaaccttgtaagtttacttaaaggcataaaagCAGTCATaaacttttatgatataagcaataacatgtgatgtttgcagatgaaatcaagtacatgaactgaatatgtaaaaaacagtaaatgtccttgtacatgataaataaatgccacataattgagctgaggaaataacagcttaataatgaaaagaacacacctagctttgtagaattgtgttccagtgcatcatagtttctacagtaacatcagagtcaggatcagaatgacatcttgcaaaatgtaacagaaaaagaaaaataacattaggcaaaacattcaatttccacaatgtaacagtttcagtagagaaaaacaaaagatagtattttttctctttttttttttaaaaacaaaaaataaaaataaaaaagcaggcataatagctttcaaaattcatgaaaacaacgagcaatagagggagacgggtaaaataactaaaatttggtgccaagaatgacacatTACGCAGAAGGAAGTTAAATGTTGTTGCAAAACTaccaccaggaaatgacacaactcgcgtcataacaaacgcgatttTGTGCCAAAACAACTAGTGTCAACAAAGACGTAGGAAATAACAAAATTTGTGGTAAAAAATtttacgccaagaatgacgcaataaaaaacagcattttgcgccctcgcgagcctagatttacCCGCAAAAAAAATGAATGTCAAATtataaaaagactgaaccccaggtaagaaaaaaagacatccggcgcggagcatcctcttcatacggtcgctgccgtacactgaatcttcaatgcaagggagccgtttcaaaatggcatcccttgcattccttttggctgaaaaatcagccaataggaattagagctgttaaaatcctattgactgttcaaatcagctaataggatttaagcagctctcattctattggatgatgaatcagccaatagaatgagagctgcttaaagccTAAATATTAATTCTATTGACAGAAGACTAGAAAACCATTGTCAGATAACTGTGCAAGGCTACTCAGACAGACACAAGAGGCCTtaagctatgtttcctgctactacacaataaTTCCAAACTTTAcagttaatgttaaaaaaaaatgtgctagtATATCAAAGAATACAAACCTTCCATCCAAATGGCTGCAATCGATCTCATTTTGAAAGATTATAAGTTGAGGATAAACCTTAATTATCATAAACAAGAAAAAAGCCTTAAAAGCAGAGAAGTAAAATGCCAAATAAAAGCAAAACATGCATTTCCCTTTAGACATCCAGATCAGTGTGTCTCAACTCCAGTCatgaagtacccctaacaggccagattctcATGATATCACAGCCTTTGCCCTACAGCCTTGTGACGGTCTATTTACACCCCTGATTggtatataacatgtttaattctgtatagtaaaaacaaatttgcaatacactttatcctttattttgccccttttcctgtcattctaatctaaaaaaaaatgagtttttcaATTCTGAAAACTGAAGTGACATGTCAGGTTTCCCAAGTCTACCCTGGCTATATTTATCCTTAATTGGCATCTGCAGGGGCATTTAGATTAGAAACCACAATAGTTTATAGTTTTGCTAACAATATAACAAGTCAAAATTAGCTTCCCCAAATAAGAAAGGTGCAGCAAACAAGTTGTTAATGTAGTACAAAAACATCCACACTCACCAATGGGTACATTTTTTGCAAGACTGCAggaaagtcttgtaattacaaggagaTTACTGTCATTTTAAGTCTGATAGAGTAACGCCAGCCTCTCTGGGAGGAAGTAAAATAAGCACAATTTACAGAggcattataaatcaaaataaataatgaaagtaaattacaattgtttttaaaaatgttccttaattaaacattttacaggatAATTAATGCTGTGTTGAATGCCCCTTTCAGTACATAaacatgtctgtatctatataataCAATAGTGATATTATTGCATGGAAATTaatgactttttttaaatttatatatttttagtaattacaAGTGAAAAATTGAAGAAAACAATGAAGATGACTGCTACAAACACTACAGAGgctttacactactattataaccaCACAGAAAGTGTGATGAATTCCACAGTCCAACCCCCAGACAAAATGGAAATCGTTTACATTCTTCTTCTCTTAGGCTTTTTTGGATTTTTTACATTTGGGATAATGTTTAGTTACATCCGCTCTAAAAAACGTGAACACTCCAATGATCCCTATCACACATACATTGAGACAGACTGGAAGAAAAAAGCTTCATTGCAACCAGTAAAGATTTTGAAGACCACGTCAACGTGTTACTTGGTTGAAAACAAATTTGCAGTGGAACAACCTACCAGTCTTATTCCATCTgtatgccagaactgaatctactgTCTATAAAAGTAGTGCCTAACTTATGTATAACCAGTGACAGTTGTATGTGGTGCAAAAGCACCTCAATGTTGTAAGCTGTACCCCACTGTGTGAAGACACTTGTTTGACTGAGGTGGTGGGGACTCTTTCCACTGCTGTCCCTTCCCTTTTTTAGTCACCAAACAAAACAATtagcaaattattttatttatccatGCACCC
Proteins encoded in this region:
- the KCNE1 gene encoding potassium voltage-gated channel subfamily E member 1 yields the protein MKMTATNTTEALHYYYNHTESVMNSTVQPPDKMEIVYILLLLGFFGFFTFGIMFSYIRSKKREHSNDPYHTYIETDWKKKASLQPVKILKTTSTCYLVENKFAVEQPTSLIPSVCQN